The following proteins come from a genomic window of Achromobacter sp. AONIH1:
- a CDS encoding LysR family transcriptional regulator: MRFDLTDLRLFLHVQETGSITAGARRSNMTLASASERVRGMEDTLGVPLLLRGPRGAEPTPAGRTLAHHARLVLAQMDRMRGDLDQYGQGLKGLVRVQCNTTALSEHLPPVLGEFLQRHPRVSVDLEERPSHEIADALRAGTCDIGVLADSADLGGLRVAVFRHDPLCLIVPSGHALAARGVVALADAADEDFVGLVEGSALQEHIAQHARRDGKSLSYRVRLRGFDAVCRMVGQGVGVAVVPRAAAVRHGRSAGFRRLDLGDDWAARDLVLCVRGDLPAYAEELVAHALRGAPGATRSEAAPASVE, encoded by the coding sequence ATGCGCTTCGATCTCACCGACCTGCGGCTGTTCCTGCATGTGCAGGAAACGGGCTCCATCACCGCCGGCGCCCGGCGTTCCAACATGACGCTGGCCTCGGCCAGCGAGCGCGTGCGCGGCATGGAAGACACGCTGGGCGTGCCCTTGCTGTTGCGCGGCCCGCGCGGCGCGGAGCCGACGCCGGCCGGGCGCACGCTGGCGCATCACGCGCGGCTGGTGCTGGCGCAGATGGACCGCATGCGCGGCGACCTGGACCAGTACGGCCAGGGCTTGAAGGGACTGGTGCGCGTGCAATGCAACACCACGGCGCTGAGCGAGCATCTGCCGCCGGTGCTGGGCGAATTCCTGCAGCGTCATCCGCGCGTGTCGGTGGACCTGGAAGAGCGGCCCAGCCACGAGATCGCCGACGCCTTGCGCGCCGGCACCTGTGACATCGGCGTGCTGGCGGACTCGGCCGATCTGGGCGGCCTGCGGGTGGCGGTGTTCCGCCACGATCCGCTATGCCTGATCGTGCCCTCGGGGCATGCGCTGGCCGCGCGCGGCGTCGTCGCGCTGGCCGACGCGGCGGACGAGGATTTCGTCGGGCTGGTCGAAGGCAGCGCCTTGCAGGAGCACATCGCGCAGCACGCGCGCCGCGATGGCAAGAGCCTGTCCTACCGCGTGCGGCTGCGCGGTTTCGACGCGGTCTGCCGGATGGTGGGCCAGGGCGTGGGCGTGGCGGTCGTGCCGCGCGCCGCCGCCGTCCGCCACGGGCGTTCGGCCGGCTTCCGGCGTCTGGATCTGGGCGATGACTGGGCCGCGCGCGATCTCGTGCTGTGCGTGCGCGGCGACCTGCCCGCCTATGCCGAGGAATTGGTGGCTCATGCCCTGCGCGGCGCGCCGGGCGCTACCCGCAGCGAGGCGGCGCCGGCGTCGGTGGAATAG
- a CDS encoding DMT family transporter: MSSAASKPLQSSGERMQGYACLAAAMALVGSTVVASKIIAAGLPPFTATALRFALALPCFLLIMKLTGASLPRLGARDWALLTAQAAAGSVGYTVLLITGLQRASAVDAGIILGALPLVSAALAVTLLGERPGRSTLVAIAIATAGVWLTMASPAGPEGASSLTGNALVLGAVCCEGLFILLHKRLRTPVPPLALSTIMTAIGLAASALASLLAEAPWTLALPADAVLAVAYYALAPTVGGFLLWYAGAARSNGAEAALFTAVAPVCAVLLAAGLLGEALQTRQLAGMACVLAAIALLGLSNRASARGPH, translated from the coding sequence ATGAGCAGCGCAGCAAGCAAGCCACTTCAATCCTCGGGCGAGCGAATGCAAGGCTACGCCTGCCTGGCCGCCGCGATGGCGCTGGTCGGCAGCACGGTGGTCGCCAGCAAGATCATCGCGGCAGGGCTCCCCCCTTTCACCGCCACCGCGCTGCGCTTTGCGCTGGCGCTGCCCTGCTTCCTCCTGATCATGAAACTGACCGGCGCGTCCCTGCCCCGACTCGGCGCACGCGACTGGGCGTTGCTGACGGCGCAGGCCGCCGCCGGCAGCGTGGGCTACACGGTGCTGCTCATCACCGGCCTGCAGCGCGCGTCGGCGGTGGACGCCGGCATCATCCTGGGCGCATTGCCGCTGGTGTCCGCCGCCCTGGCCGTGACGCTGCTGGGCGAACGGCCCGGCCGCTCCACGCTGGTCGCGATCGCGATCGCCACGGCGGGCGTATGGCTGACGATGGCCAGCCCCGCCGGCCCTGAAGGCGCCTCGTCATTGACGGGCAATGCGCTGGTGCTGGGCGCCGTGTGCTGCGAAGGCCTGTTCATCCTGCTGCACAAGCGGCTGCGCACGCCGGTGCCGCCGCTCGCGCTGTCGACCATCATGACCGCCATCGGCCTGGCCGCCTCGGCGCTGGCGAGCCTGCTGGCCGAGGCGCCCTGGACGCTGGCGCTGCCCGCCGACGCGGTGCTGGCCGTGGCCTATTACGCGCTGGCGCCCACGGTGGGCGGCTTCCTGCTTTGGTACGCGGGCGCCGCCCGCAGCAATGGCGCGGAAGCCGCGCTGTTCACCGCGGTCGCGCCGGTATGCGCCGTACTGCTGGCGGCGGGCCTGCTGGGCGAGGCGCTGCAGACCCGCCAGCTCGCCGGCATGGCCTGCGTGCTGGCGGCCATCGCGCTGCTGGGACTGTCGAACCGCGCCTCCGCTCGCGGCCCGCACTAA
- a CDS encoding SlyX family protein, which translates to MDTTQDIERRLTELEIKASFADDMLEQLNQIIVRQQQQMERLARELADLRQQQQPEGAAFRSLRDELPPHY; encoded by the coding sequence ATGGACACGACGCAAGACATTGAACGCCGCCTGACGGAACTCGAGATCAAGGCCAGCTTCGCCGACGACATGCTGGAGCAGCTCAACCAGATCATCGTCCGCCAGCAACAGCAGATGGAACGGCTGGCGCGCGAGCTGGCCGACCTGCGCCAGCAACAGCAGCCCGAAGGCGCCGCCTTCCGCAGCCTGCGCGACGAACTGCCGCCGCACTACTGA
- a CDS encoding nitrogen fixation protein NifQ — translation MDHALVADESSRLLACTLLRHAQPDDPDAAFFATVLGKCLALGDPGRSGLPPAELRALLETLFPGALDDTSAELEALRPQLQAYEARGLDDPQPGFSLLLRVLLETWSAPELDTTPLVSSVLTRACLRPDHLWRDLGLSGREDVTALLTRHYPGLAARNVRNLRWKQYLAYAACEHAGLPPAAAPGCPGCEDHEHCYGGAAA, via the coding sequence ATGGATCACGCCCTGGTCGCCGACGAGTCCTCCCGCCTGTTGGCCTGTACGCTGCTGCGCCACGCGCAGCCCGACGACCCCGACGCCGCGTTCTTCGCCACGGTGCTTGGCAAGTGCCTGGCGCTGGGCGATCCGGGCCGCAGCGGCCTGCCGCCAGCGGAGCTGCGCGCGCTACTCGAGACCCTGTTCCCCGGCGCGCTGGACGACACCAGCGCGGAGCTGGAAGCGCTGCGACCGCAGCTCCAGGCCTATGAGGCGCGCGGCCTGGACGATCCGCAGCCCGGTTTTTCGCTGCTGTTGCGCGTGCTGCTGGAAACCTGGAGCGCGCCCGAGCTGGACACCACCCCGCTGGTCAGCAGCGTGCTCACGCGCGCCTGCCTGCGCCCCGACCATCTGTGGCGCGACCTGGGCCTGTCCGGCCGCGAGGACGTGACTGCCCTGCTGACGCGCCACTATCCCGGACTGGCGGCGCGCAACGTGCGCAACCTGCGTTGGAAGCAATACCTGGCCTATGCCGCCTGCGAACATGCCGGGCTGCCGCCCGCCGCCGCGCCCGGCTGTCCGGGCTGCGAGGACCATGAACATTGCTACGGCGGCGCGGCGGCCTGA
- a CDS encoding sulfite exporter TauE/SafE family protein: MSPADLMMSGATPLLAAAAAAVFLLAGVVKGVVGLGLPTISMALLALIMAPAQAAALLVVPSLVTNLWQARPAATFGPIWRRIAGMQAGACAGTLAGAWWLGAPSGVWAGVCMGVALVLYAAWGLFGSPPSIPTRRDGALGLAVGAATGLVTAATGVFVIPAVPYLQALNLGKDGLIQAMGISFSVSTLALAAGLWLNGSYGADAAGASLLMLLPALLGMGLGQWLRGRLSPRVFKLCFMASLALLGIYQVFQGLAGASHS, from the coding sequence ATGAGTCCCGCCGACCTGATGATGTCCGGCGCCACGCCACTGCTGGCGGCCGCGGCGGCCGCCGTGTTCCTCCTGGCCGGCGTAGTCAAGGGCGTGGTCGGGCTGGGGCTGCCCACCATTTCCATGGCCCTGCTGGCGCTGATCATGGCGCCCGCGCAAGCCGCCGCGCTGCTGGTGGTGCCATCGCTGGTCACCAACCTGTGGCAGGCTCGGCCCGCCGCGACCTTCGGCCCGATCTGGCGCCGCATCGCCGGCATGCAGGCGGGCGCTTGCGCCGGCACGCTGGCGGGCGCCTGGTGGCTGGGCGCGCCATCCGGCGTCTGGGCAGGCGTATGCATGGGCGTCGCGCTGGTCCTGTACGCGGCCTGGGGCCTGTTCGGTTCGCCACCCTCCATTCCCACGCGGCGCGACGGCGCGCTGGGCCTGGCGGTGGGCGCCGCGACGGGACTGGTCACCGCCGCCACCGGCGTGTTCGTGATCCCGGCCGTGCCCTATCTGCAGGCGCTGAACCTGGGCAAGGACGGGCTGATCCAGGCCATGGGAATCTCCTTCTCGGTGTCCACGCTGGCGCTGGCGGCGGGCCTGTGGCTGAACGGCAGCTACGGCGCGGATGCGGCGGGCGCTTCGCTGCTGATGCTGCTGCCCGCGCTACTGGGCATGGGACTGGGACAATGGCTGCGCGGCCGGCTGTCCCCGCGCGTCTTCAAGCTGTGCTTCATGGCGAGCCTGGCGCTGCTGGGCATCTACCAGGTTTTCCAGGGTCTAGCTGGCGCGAGCCATTCCTAG
- a CDS encoding MarR family winged helix-turn-helix transcriptional regulator, with translation MSDVIAVFPIEREDSLICHGAALRKATRRVSQLYDAVLAPCGLKVSQHSILSHIARAGAPSMTDLARLLVLDRSALAHNLKPLVRDGYVRTTRDLRDGRSRRVALTDAGCEKLTQSRRLWTDAQARFEAAYGAERAVALRRALAEIFSEDFALAFSRG, from the coding sequence ATGTCCGACGTCATTGCCGTTTTTCCGATCGAGCGCGAGGATTCCCTGATTTGCCATGGCGCGGCCTTGCGCAAGGCCACCCGCCGTGTCTCGCAGCTCTACGATGCCGTGCTCGCGCCGTGCGGGCTGAAGGTGTCGCAGCATTCCATCCTGTCTCACATCGCGCGCGCCGGCGCGCCGTCCATGACCGACCTGGCCCGCCTGCTGGTGTTGGATCGTTCGGCGCTGGCGCACAACCTCAAGCCCCTGGTGCGCGATGGTTATGTCCGCACCACGCGCGACCTGCGCGACGGGCGCAGTCGCCGCGTCGCGCTCACCGATGCCGGTTGCGAGAAGCTGACGCAGTCGCGCCGCCTGTGGACCGACGCGCAGGCCCGCTTCGAGGCCGCCTACGGCGCCGAGCGCGCCGTCGCGTTGCGGCGCGCGCTGGCCGAGATATTCTCCGAGGATTTCGCGCTGGCGTTCAGCCGGGGCTAG
- a CDS encoding SDR family NAD(P)-dependent oxidoreductase, which produces MESGKIWFVTGASAGLGLALVKALLEQGHRVAATSRDVDALLEATGAALDGRLLPLAVDLGDERSVRRAVDAAHAAFGGLDVVVNNAACAARGPLDQLSDAALREGFDIGVFGAMNVIRAAMPRLRAQRGGHVFNVSSILGFDGAAEGWGAYCAAKFALGGLTEALAVEAAPHGVRVTLVYPGAARVPAQVARTLIQASQAQYAPRHLFLGRDAFDQARIKIQSVQQELARWREMSIAIGPLDERRLAA; this is translated from the coding sequence ATGGAATCCGGAAAAATCTGGTTTGTGACCGGGGCCTCCGCGGGATTGGGACTGGCGCTGGTCAAGGCCCTGCTGGAGCAGGGCCATCGCGTGGCGGCGACCTCGCGCGACGTGGACGCCCTGCTGGAAGCGACCGGCGCGGCGCTCGATGGCCGCCTGCTGCCGCTGGCCGTGGACCTGGGCGATGAACGCAGCGTGCGGCGCGCGGTCGACGCGGCGCATGCCGCCTTCGGCGGTCTGGACGTGGTGGTGAACAACGCCGCCTGCGCCGCGCGGGGGCCGCTGGATCAGCTGTCCGACGCGGCGCTGCGCGAGGGTTTCGATATCGGCGTCTTCGGCGCCATGAACGTGATACGCGCCGCCATGCCGCGCCTGCGCGCGCAGCGTGGCGGGCATGTGTTCAATGTGTCGTCGATCCTGGGCTTCGATGGCGCGGCCGAGGGCTGGGGCGCGTACTGCGCGGCCAAGTTCGCGCTGGGCGGCCTGACCGAGGCCCTGGCCGTCGAAGCCGCGCCGCATGGCGTGCGCGTTACGCTGGTCTACCCGGGCGCGGCGCGCGTGCCGGCCCAGGTCGCGCGTACCCTTATCCAGGCCTCGCAGGCCCAGTACGCGCCACGGCATCTGTTCCTGGGCCGGGACGCCTTCGATCAGGCGCGCATCAAGATCCAATCGGTGCAGCAAGAGCTGGCGCGCTGGCGCGAGATGTCGATCGCCATCGGTCCGCTCGACGAGCGCCGCCTGGCCGCGTGA
- a CDS encoding DUF4148 domain-containing protein, whose product MKTTKTFATALMFSLAALGAAAHASPNIEPNNVPFQGVYGTPYEGPSRAQVQAELAAAKAAAKAAGQVWNVEPNDTPFAGVYGTPYNGPSRAQVEADLASAKIAGQVSNVEPNDMPFSGVYHGE is encoded by the coding sequence ATGAAGACCACCAAGACTTTCGCAACCGCCCTGATGTTCTCGCTGGCCGCGCTGGGCGCCGCCGCCCACGCCTCGCCCAACATCGAACCGAACAACGTACCGTTCCAGGGCGTCTACGGCACGCCGTATGAAGGCCCGAGCCGCGCCCAGGTGCAGGCCGAGCTGGCCGCGGCCAAGGCCGCCGCCAAGGCGGCCGGCCAGGTCTGGAACGTCGAGCCCAACGACACGCCCTTCGCCGGCGTCTACGGCACTCCGTACAACGGCCCCAGCCGCGCCCAGGTCGAAGCCGATCTGGCCAGCGCCAAGATCGCCGGCCAGGTGTCGAACGTCGAACCCAACGACATGCCGTTCTCCGGCGTCTATCACGGCGAATGA
- a CDS encoding alpha/beta fold hydrolase, producing MSAYHHVKTSQLDIAYLEWNPAGARTAVLLHGWPDSPECWNSVADKLAASGYRVLCPALRGFGPTRFLRADTPRSGELAALGRDLLDFRSELGLERPVLVGHDWGARAAGNACGLDADAASHLVLLSVGYGTNSPDQPVPLSQARNYWYHWFMATPRGAATVRDSRREFTRYMWDTWSPAGWYEEADFDEAARAFDNPDWAEVVLHSYRQRWGHAQGDPAYAEDAARLTPAPELAVPTLVLHGGADACNSPATSEGKDAYFSGRYQRRVLDGIGHFPQREAPQAVAQAILRFCEPA from the coding sequence ATGTCCGCCTATCACCACGTAAAGACCTCGCAGCTGGACATCGCCTATCTGGAATGGAATCCGGCCGGCGCGCGCACCGCCGTGCTGCTGCATGGCTGGCCCGACAGCCCCGAATGCTGGAACAGCGTGGCAGACAAGCTGGCCGCCTCGGGCTACCGTGTGCTCTGCCCGGCGCTGCGCGGCTTCGGCCCGACCCGCTTCCTGCGCGCCGACACGCCCCGCAGCGGCGAACTGGCCGCATTGGGCCGCGACCTGCTGGACTTCCGCTCGGAGCTGGGCCTGGAGCGCCCCGTGCTGGTCGGCCACGACTGGGGCGCGCGCGCCGCGGGCAACGCCTGCGGCCTGGACGCCGACGCGGCCTCGCACCTGGTGCTGCTATCGGTCGGCTACGGCACCAACAGCCCGGACCAACCCGTGCCGCTGTCCCAGGCACGCAATTACTGGTATCACTGGTTCATGGCCACGCCCAGGGGCGCGGCCACCGTCCGTGACAGCCGGCGGGAATTCACCCGCTACATGTGGGACACCTGGTCGCCCGCCGGCTGGTACGAAGAAGCCGATTTCGACGAAGCCGCCCGCGCCTTCGACAATCCGGACTGGGCCGAGGTGGTGCTGCACTCCTATCGCCAGCGCTGGGGCCACGCCCAGGGCGACCCGGCCTATGCCGAAGATGCCGCGCGCCTGACGCCCGCGCCGGAGCTGGCCGTGCCGACCCTGGTGCTGCACGGCGGGGCCGACGCCTGCAACTCGCCCGCCACGTCCGAGGGCAAGGACGCTTATTTCAGCGGCCGCTATCAACGCCGCGTGCTGGACGGCATTGGCCATTTCCCGCAACGCGAGGCGCCGCAGGCGGTGGCCCAGGCCATCCTGAGATTCTGCGAACCGGCCTGA
- a CDS encoding DUF3995 domain-containing protein — MTTMGHTLTSAIFVILGLWHLYWAAGGKLAHGAAIPTRQDGSPLFRPSAAGTAAVGTALLACAALVAFNAGLLPAIGAARWTRWAGAALALGLLVRAIGDFGYVGFFKRKGGNPFARLDTRVYSPLCLLLAAGTLAASWPLA; from the coding sequence ATGACTACCATGGGCCACACGCTCACCAGCGCCATCTTCGTCATTCTCGGCCTCTGGCATCTGTACTGGGCAGCCGGCGGCAAGCTGGCGCACGGCGCCGCGATTCCGACGCGCCAGGACGGCTCGCCGCTGTTCCGCCCATCGGCCGCGGGCACCGCCGCTGTGGGAACGGCGCTGCTGGCCTGCGCCGCGCTGGTCGCCTTCAACGCGGGGCTGCTGCCCGCCATCGGCGCCGCGCGCTGGACGCGCTGGGCCGGCGCCGCGCTGGCACTGGGCCTGCTGGTCCGCGCCATCGGCGACTTCGGCTATGTGGGATTCTTCAAGCGCAAGGGCGGCAACCCCTTCGCGCGCCTGGACACGCGCGTCTATTCACCGCTGTGCCTGCTGCTGGCCGCCGGCACGCTGGCCGCGTCCTGGCCACTGGCCTGA
- a CDS encoding AraC family transcriptional regulator, with translation MPASQFLMQRSALAGVQAVAARSNRTFARHSHEQFGIGVIRHGAQASHSGRGQVQAQAGQVITVNPGEIHDGAPLGDAGRAWQMLYLDPSVAAEAAREFLPAGEFEFPQPVFDDPVLARDVLALYAQAIASAEALACDALLLRVLARAAGGRRAAAAPSAPSAIRHARARIDDDPAASLSLADLAAACGLSRYQTLRAFARDTGMTPHAYQVQRRLLLARGWIRAGATLADAAAAGGFSDQSHMTRLFVRAYGLSPGRYAAAARPA, from the coding sequence ATGCCCGCAAGCCAGTTCCTCATGCAGCGCAGCGCCCTGGCCGGCGTGCAGGCCGTGGCCGCGCGCAGCAACCGGACCTTCGCACGCCACTCGCACGAACAGTTCGGCATCGGCGTGATCCGCCATGGCGCGCAGGCCTCGCACAGCGGACGCGGCCAGGTGCAGGCCCAGGCCGGGCAGGTCATCACCGTCAATCCCGGTGAAATCCATGACGGCGCGCCGCTGGGCGACGCCGGCCGCGCCTGGCAGATGCTCTACCTGGATCCCTCGGTCGCCGCCGAAGCGGCCCGCGAGTTCCTGCCCGCCGGCGAATTCGAATTTCCGCAGCCTGTGTTCGACGACCCCGTCCTGGCCCGGGATGTGCTGGCGCTCTATGCGCAAGCCATCGCCAGTGCCGAAGCGCTGGCCTGCGACGCGCTGCTGCTGCGCGTGCTGGCGCGCGCGGCGGGCGGACGCCGCGCCGCCGCCGCGCCATCCGCGCCCTCGGCCATCCGTCACGCCCGCGCCCGCATCGATGACGATCCGGCAGCCAGCCTGTCGCTGGCCGATCTGGCCGCCGCCTGCGGCCTGAGCCGCTACCAGACGCTGCGTGCCTTTGCCCGCGACACCGGCATGACACCGCATGCTTACCAGGTCCAGCGCCGGCTGTTGCTGGCGCGCGGCTGGATCCGGGCCGGCGCCACGCTCGCCGACGCGGCCGCGGCCGGCGGTTTCTCGGACCAGAGCCACATGACCCGCCTGTTTGTCCGCGCCTACGGGCTGTCGCCGGGCCGCTACGCGGCCGCCGCGCGTCCCGCCTGA
- a CDS encoding LysR substrate-binding domain-containing protein has protein sequence MTSFNPEEVVRKLGSRLKMRHLMLLLQIEQHGSLTRVAEQMATSQPAVTNALSELESMFGVPLFERSARGMTPTPLGAVVLARARALVHDLGHMVQEMEALATGHAAHLNIGAIPFVSGQMLSAAIGRTLPQGRGITATIHEGQGPALLRQLRDHTLDIVVGWATPSVDLSGMRFETLYHQPPRLIASRRLAARLGRSRLEWNMLADLDWILGTADSPIREQVVYIFLRAGLAPPTPLVQSDSAKLIGEMIVANERAVSILPADIAEELVRIAGVAIVPYSLDWTMPPISLFMRDEGPSRNVEALFSAALREVYTHGLR, from the coding sequence ATGACCTCGTTTAATCCCGAGGAAGTCGTCCGGAAACTGGGCTCGCGCCTCAAGATGCGGCACCTGATGCTGCTGCTGCAGATCGAGCAGCACGGGTCGCTGACCCGGGTCGCCGAGCAGATGGCGACCAGCCAGCCGGCCGTGACCAATGCCCTGTCCGAACTCGAAAGCATGTTCGGCGTGCCGCTGTTCGAGCGCTCCGCGCGCGGCATGACGCCCACCCCGCTGGGCGCGGTGGTGCTGGCGCGCGCCCGCGCCCTGGTCCACGATCTGGGCCACATGGTCCAGGAAATGGAAGCGCTGGCCACCGGCCACGCAGCGCACCTGAACATCGGCGCCATTCCCTTCGTCTCGGGCCAGATGCTGTCGGCCGCCATCGGCCGCACCCTGCCGCAAGGCCGCGGCATCACCGCCACCATCCACGAGGGCCAGGGCCCCGCCCTGCTGCGCCAGCTACGCGACCATACGCTGGATATCGTGGTCGGCTGGGCCACGCCATCCGTGGACCTGAGCGGCATGCGCTTCGAGACGCTTTACCACCAGCCGCCCCGGCTCATCGCCAGCCGCCGGCTGGCCGCCCGGCTGGGCCGCTCGCGGCTGGAATGGAACATGCTGGCGGACCTGGACTGGATCCTGGGCACGGCCGACAGCCCGATCCGCGAGCAGGTGGTCTACATCTTCCTGCGGGCCGGCCTGGCCCCGCCCACGCCGCTGGTGCAAAGCGACTCGGCCAAGCTGATCGGCGAAATGATCGTGGCCAACGAACGCGCCGTCTCCATCCTGCCGGCCGATATCGCCGAGGAGCTGGTGCGCATCGCCGGCGTGGCCATCGTGCCCTACTCGCTGGACTGGACCATGCCGCCCATCTCGCTGTTCATGCGCGACGAAGGCCCGAGCCGCAATGTCGAGGCGCTGTTCTCGGCGGCGCTGCGCGAGGTCTATACGCACGGCCTGCGCTGA
- a CDS encoding NADP-dependent malic enzyme yields MNSPSDRQAALDYHQYPVPGKISVVASKPLVNQRDLALAYSPGVAAACEEIVADPANVFRYTARGNLVGVITNGTAVLGLGNIGALASKPVMEGKAVLFKKFAGLDVYDIEINETDPDKLVEIIAGLEATFGGINLEDIKAPECFTVERKLRERMKIPVFHDDQHGTAICVSAAFINGLKVVGKQIDQVKVVTSGAGAAALACLDLMVDLGLPLENIWVTDIEGVVYEGRTTLMDPDKARFAQKTDARKLAEVIEGADVFLGLSAGGVLKPEMVAAMGTRPLILALANPTPEILPEVAHGVRDDVVMATGRSDYPNQVNNVLCFPYIFRGALDVGATTITREMEKAAVYAIAELAEEEQNEVVAAAYGTYDISFGADYLIPKPFDPRLIVRIAPAVAKAAMEGGVATRPLADLEAYEEQLQQFVYHSGAFMKPLFSAAKRIVRGGGKSRIVFTEGEDERVLRAVQVIVDEGLARPILVGRPAVLLSRIEKFGLRLRLGEDVEVTNPEYDERFHQYWTTYWELMCRRGITKEMARVEMRRRLTLIGAMMVHLGDADGMVCGTVGAYHDHLRFVDEVIGRRPGDNVYAAMNILLLNERTVVLVDTHVNDEPTAEQIAEFTRMAAQAMRRMNLAPKVALLSRSNFGSGSSASGAKMRRALELVRQMEPDLEIDGEMHGDCALDEALRLRILPSSTLKGEANLLVCPNVDSGNIAYNLLKTAAGGNVAVGPFLLGANAPVHILTSSSTVRRIINMTAMTVLDANRAETSA; encoded by the coding sequence ATGAATTCCCCATCCGACCGCCAGGCAGCCCTGGACTATCACCAGTATCCGGTCCCCGGCAAGATCTCGGTCGTGGCGTCCAAGCCGCTGGTCAACCAGCGCGACCTGGCGCTGGCCTATTCGCCCGGTGTGGCGGCGGCCTGTGAGGAAATCGTGGCCGACCCGGCCAATGTGTTCCGCTACACGGCGCGGGGCAATCTGGTGGGCGTGATCACCAACGGCACGGCGGTGCTGGGCCTGGGCAATATCGGCGCGCTGGCGTCCAAGCCGGTGATGGAAGGCAAGGCGGTGCTGTTCAAGAAGTTCGCCGGCCTGGATGTGTACGACATCGAGATCAACGAGACGGACCCGGACAAGCTGGTGGAGATCATCGCCGGTCTGGAGGCGACGTTCGGCGGGATCAATCTGGAGGACATCAAGGCGCCGGAGTGTTTCACGGTGGAGCGCAAGCTGCGCGAGCGGATGAAGATCCCGGTGTTCCACGATGACCAGCATGGCACGGCGATCTGCGTGTCGGCGGCGTTCATCAATGGCCTGAAGGTGGTGGGCAAGCAGATCGACCAGGTGAAGGTGGTGACCTCGGGCGCGGGGGCGGCGGCGCTGGCGTGCCTGGACCTGATGGTGGACCTGGGCCTGCCGCTGGAGAACATCTGGGTGACGGACATCGAAGGGGTGGTGTACGAGGGCCGCACGACGCTGATGGATCCGGACAAGGCGCGCTTCGCGCAGAAGACGGACGCGCGCAAGCTGGCCGAGGTGATCGAGGGGGCGGACGTGTTCCTGGGGCTGTCGGCCGGGGGCGTGCTCAAGCCGGAGATGGTGGCGGCGATGGGTACCCGGCCGCTGATCCTGGCGCTGGCCAACCCGACGCCGGAGATCCTGCCGGAGGTGGCGCACGGGGTGCGCGACGACGTGGTGATGGCCACGGGTCGGTCGGACTATCCGAACCAGGTGAACAACGTGCTGTGCTTCCCGTACATTTTCCGGGGTGCGCTGGACGTGGGCGCGACGACGATCACGCGCGAGATGGAAAAGGCGGCGGTGTACGCGATCGCGGAGCTGGCCGAGGAAGAGCAGAACGAAGTGGTGGCGGCGGCCTATGGCACGTATGACATCTCGTTCGGGGCGGACTACCTGATTCCGAAGCCGTTCGATCCGCGCCTGATCGTGCGGATCGCGCCGGCGGTGGCCAAGGCGGCGATGGAAGGCGGGGTGGCGACGCGTCCGCTGGCGGACCTGGAAGCGTACGAGGAACAGCTGCAGCAGTTCGTGTATCACTCGGGCGCCTTCATGAAGCCGCTGTTCTCGGCGGCCAAGCGCATCGTGCGCGGCGGCGGAAAATCCCGCATCGTCTTCACCGAGGGCGAAGATGAGCGCGTGCTGCGCGCCGTGCAGGTCATCGTCGACGAAGGCCTGGCGCGTCCCATCCTGGTGGGCCGTCCCGCCGTGCTGCTGTCGCGCATCGAGAAATTCGGCCTGCGCCTGCGCCTGGGCGAGGACGTGGAAGTCACCAACCCCGAATATGACGAACGCTTCCATCAGTACTGGACCACGTACTGGGAGCTGATGTGCCGCCGTGGCATCACCAAGGAGATGGCGCGCGTGGAAATGCGTCGCCGCCTGACGCTGATCGGCGCGATGATGGTGCACCTGGGCGACGCCGACGGCATGGTCTGCGGCACCGTGGGCGCCTATCACGACCATCTGCGCTTCGTTGATGAAGTGATCGGTCGTCGCCCCGGCGACAACGTCTACGCCGCCATGAACATCCTGCTGCTGAACGAGCGCACGGTGGTGCTGGTGGACACGCACGTCAACGACGAACCCACGGCCGAGCAGATCGCCGAATTCACGCGCATGGCGGCGCAAGCCATGCGCCGCATGAACCTGGCGCCGAAGGTCGCGCTGCTGTCGCGCTCGAATTTCGGCTCGGGCAGCTCGGCCTCGGGCGCGAAGATGCGCCGCGCGCTGGAGCTGGTGCGCCAGATGGAGCCGGACCTGGAGATCGACGGCGAGATGCACGGCGACTGCGCGCTGGACGAGGCGCTGCGCCTGCGCATCCTGCCTTCGTCCACGCTCAAGGGCGAGGCCAACCTGCTGGTGTGCCCGAACGTGGACTCGGGCAACATCGCCTACAACCTGCTCAAGACGGCGGCCGGCGGCAACGTGGCGGTGGGTCCGTTCCTGCTGGGCGCGAACGCGCCGGTGCACATCCTGACCTCCAGCTCGACCGTGCGTCGCATCATCAACATGACGGCCATGACGGTGCTGGACGCCAATCGCGCGGAAACGTCGGCCTGA